Proteins found in one Rhodobacter capsulatus SB 1003 genomic segment:
- a CDS encoding ABC transporter ATP-binding protein, with product MTATTIDEGFVVFDHVQKSYDGETLVVKDLNLSIAKGEFLTKLGPSGSGKTTCLMMLAGFETATNGRILLDGTNINELPPHKRGIGMVFQNYALFPHMTVAENLSFPLEVRGMGKAEREAKVMRALDMVQMGKFANRRPAQMSGGQQQRVALARALVFDPALVLMDEPLGALDKQLREHMQFEIKHLHDSLGLTVVYVTHDQGEALTMSDRVAVFNDGRIQQLAPPDELYERPKNSFVAGFIGENNKLPGTVEELDGEKCLVRLATGEIIDATPVNIRHKGQETLVSIRPERVEFKPEMMPPGAHMIDAEVLEVIYMGDIFRTRMKVAGSTDFVMKSRNTIGQTKLHPGQHVKIGWHPADARALDPM from the coding sequence TTGACTGCGACAACGATCGACGAAGGATTCGTCGTCTTCGACCATGTGCAGAAAAGCTATGACGGCGAGACGCTCGTCGTCAAAGACCTGAACCTGTCGATTGCGAAGGGCGAATTTCTGACCAAGCTCGGACCTTCGGGCTCCGGCAAGACCACCTGCCTGATGATGCTTGCGGGCTTCGAGACGGCGACGAACGGGCGCATCCTGCTCGATGGCACCAACATCAACGAACTGCCGCCGCACAAGCGCGGCATCGGGATGGTGTTCCAGAACTATGCGCTGTTCCCGCACATGACGGTGGCGGAAAACCTGTCCTTCCCGCTGGAAGTCCGCGGCATGGGCAAGGCCGAGCGCGAGGCCAAGGTGATGCGCGCGCTTGACATGGTGCAGATGGGCAAATTCGCCAACCGCCGTCCGGCGCAGATGTCGGGCGGGCAGCAGCAGCGCGTGGCGCTGGCCCGCGCGCTGGTCTTCGATCCGGCGCTGGTCCTGATGGACGAACCGCTCGGCGCGCTCGACAAGCAGCTGCGCGAGCACATGCAGTTCGAAATCAAGCACCTGCATGACAGCCTGGGCCTGACCGTCGTTTATGTGACGCATGATCAGGGCGAGGCGCTGACGATGTCGGACCGCGTCGCCGTGTTCAACGACGGCCGGATCCAGCAGCTGGCGCCGCCCGACGAACTTTACGAACGCCCGAAGAACAGCTTCGTCGCGGGCTTCATCGGCGAGAACAACAAGCTGCCCGGCACGGTCGAGGAGCTGGACGGCGAAAAATGCCTGGTGCGGCTCGCCACGGGCGAGATCATCGACGCGACGCCGGTCAACATCCGCCACAAGGGACAGGAGACGCTGGTCTCGATCCGTCCCGAACGGGTGGAATTCAAGCCCGAGATGATGCCGCCGGGCGCCCACATGATCGATGCCGAAGTGCTGGAAGTGATCTACATGGGCGACATCTTCCGCACCCGGATGAAGGTTGCGGGCAGCACGGATTTCGTGATGAAATCGCGCAACACGATCGGCCAGACCAAGCTGCATCCCGGTCAGCACGTGAAGATCGGCTGGCATCCGGCCGATGCGCGGGCGCTTGATCCGATGTAG
- a CDS encoding ABC transporter substrate-binding protein, producing MKKLLIVTTALVGVSAAAQAGELNVVSWGGSYTVSQVEAYHKPFTAMTGVKINSIDADNPATPLKAQAEAGNVTIDLADVELSDAIKMCDEGLLEPIDPAILPPAPDGTPATEDFVPGAIQDCAVASIVWATVIAYDKTKVGDVVPTTVADFFDTTKYPGKRGMLKAAKRTLELALYADGVAPDQIYEVLGTDEGVKRALAKLDTIKKDIVWWEAGAQPPQLLADGEVVMTNGYNGRFFAAEVAEGKPFGTVWDGSYMDYDLWVIPKGAPNLEDAKKFLAFSTDTQRLADQAKWISYGPARKSSNALVGLYQDGKTEMAPYMPTSPENMKSPIWTDPTFWADHDTELNEKFNAWLAG from the coding sequence ATGAAGAAACTTCTGATCGTCACCACGGCGCTGGTCGGCGTCTCGGCCGCCGCGCAGGCGGGGGAACTCAACGTCGTGTCCTGGGGCGGGTCCTATACGGTCAGCCAGGTCGAGGCCTATCACAAGCCCTTCACCGCGATGACCGGCGTCAAGATCAACTCGATCGATGCCGACAACCCGGCGACGCCGCTCAAGGCGCAGGCCGAGGCGGGCAACGTCACCATCGATCTGGCCGATGTCGAGCTGTCGGATGCGATCAAGATGTGCGACGAGGGCCTGCTCGAGCCGATCGATCCGGCGATCCTGCCGCCCGCGCCCGATGGCACCCCGGCGACCGAGGATTTCGTGCCGGGCGCGATCCAGGATTGCGCCGTGGCCAGCATCGTCTGGGCGACCGTCATCGCCTATGACAAGACCAAGGTCGGCGATGTCGTGCCGACGACGGTGGCCGATTTCTTCGACACCACGAAATATCCGGGCAAGCGCGGCATGCTGAAAGCGGCCAAGCGCACGCTGGAACTGGCGCTTTATGCCGATGGCGTCGCCCCCGACCAGATCTATGAAGTGCTGGGCACCGACGAGGGCGTGAAACGCGCTCTGGCGAAGCTCGACACCATCAAGAAAGACATCGTCTGGTGGGAAGCCGGGGCGCAGCCGCCGCAACTGCTCGCCGATGGCGAGGTGGTGATGACGAACGGCTACAACGGCCGCTTCTTCGCCGCCGAAGTCGCCGAGGGCAAGCCCTTCGGCACGGTCTGGGACGGCTCCTACATGGATTATGACCTCTGGGTGATCCCGAAGGGCGCGCCGAACCTGGAAGATGCGAAGAAATTCCTCGCCTTCTCGACCGATACCCAGCGTCTGGCCGATCAGGCGAAATGGATCTCCTACGGTCCGGCGCGGAAATCCTCGAACGCGCTGGTCGGGCTTTACCAGGACGGCAAGACCGAAATGGCGCCCTACATGCCGACCAGCCCGGAAAACATGAAATCGCCGATCTGGACCGACCCGACCTTCTGGGCCGACCACGACACCGAGCTGAACGAAAAGTTCAACGCCTGGCTGGCTGGCTGA